A window of Corallococcus macrosporus DSM 14697 contains these coding sequences:
- a CDS encoding expansin EXLX1 family cellulose-binding protein: MHARKSRRFLLPVATVFLACGGCSDDPSGGGAPLGEEQQGIATFYDADGSGNCSYEPTGDLMVAAMNTPQYANSAACGQCVDITGPKGSVRVRIVDRCPECESGHLDLSRQAFARIADMHLGRVDITWTPVSCDVAGNVEYFFKDGSNPWWTAIQVRNHRLPIQKLEWRRGTGGWQDVPRESYNYFVNASGMGDGPFSVRVTAVDGQQLEDTLDSVLDNRGVEGAAQFR, translated from the coding sequence ATGCACGCTCGCAAGTCCCGACGCTTCCTCCTCCCTGTCGCCACGGTGTTCCTCGCCTGTGGCGGTTGCAGTGACGACCCGTCCGGCGGCGGCGCGCCGCTGGGCGAGGAGCAACAGGGCATCGCCACCTTCTACGACGCCGACGGCTCCGGCAACTGCAGCTACGAGCCGACCGGCGACTTGATGGTGGCTGCCATGAACACGCCCCAGTACGCCAACAGCGCGGCCTGTGGACAGTGCGTGGACATCACCGGGCCCAAGGGCTCGGTCCGCGTGCGCATCGTGGACCGCTGCCCGGAGTGTGAGTCCGGCCACCTGGACCTGAGCCGGCAGGCCTTCGCCCGCATCGCGGACATGCACCTGGGCCGGGTCGACATCACCTGGACGCCGGTGTCCTGCGACGTGGCGGGGAACGTCGAGTACTTCTTCAAGGACGGCAGCAACCCGTGGTGGACCGCCATCCAGGTGCGCAACCACCGCCTGCCCATCCAGAAGCTGGAGTGGCGGCGCGGCACCGGCGGCTGGCAGGACGTCCCGCGCGAGAGCTACAACTACTTCGTCAACGCGAGCGGCATGGGTGACGGCCCCTTCTCCGTGCGCGTCACCGCCGTGGACGGCCAGCAACTGGAAGACACGCTGGACAGCGTCCTCGACAACCGCGGCGTCGAGGGCGCTGCCCAGTTCCGCTAG
- a CDS encoding VOC family protein — translation MQTTRPFRILGIQQVAIGGADKAPLRKLWVDLLGLTPHGTYRSERENVDEDIVTAGAGPFKVEVDLMQPVDPEKKPRVHETPLNHVGLWVDDLPVAVRWLESQGLRFAPGGIRKGAAGHDICFIHPKGSERFPFGGEGVLIELVQAPREVIAAFDTLSAAGH, via the coding sequence ATGCAGACCACCAGGCCATTTCGAATTCTGGGCATCCAGCAGGTCGCCATTGGAGGCGCGGACAAGGCGCCGCTCCGCAAGCTCTGGGTCGACCTGCTGGGCTTGACGCCACACGGCACCTACCGCAGCGAGCGGGAGAATGTGGACGAGGACATCGTCACCGCGGGCGCGGGGCCCTTCAAGGTGGAGGTGGACCTGATGCAGCCCGTGGACCCGGAGAAGAAGCCCCGCGTCCACGAGACGCCGCTCAACCACGTGGGCCTCTGGGTGGATGACCTGCCGGTGGCCGTGCGGTGGCTGGAGTCCCAGGGCCTGCGCTTCGCGCCCGGTGGCATCCGCAAGGGCGCCGCGGGCCACGACATCTGCTTCATCCACCCCAAGGGCAGCGAGCGGTTCCCCTTCGGCGGAGAGGGCGTGCTCATCGAGCTGGTCCAGGCGCCGAGGGAGGTCATCGCCGCCTTCGACACGCTGTCAGCCGCCGGCCACTGA
- a CDS encoding vWA domain-containing protein, which translates to MSPFSLKRQLTVWGSALLVVSTLPGCHSRTPAADERPAELLRPQARKAHGAPAPEYETDSDDQAAMASSVGAAAPAGAPPPAVAEPSLAGPVAHAPAPQAARKRSQAKVAELLHRREAKPAADAMEGAPRDAEHPRDASAATGGNTFEAWKANAFIETAKDPLSTFAADVDTASYTVSRRYLVNGQLPPPSAVRVEEFVNYFKFRYAPPETGAFAVQLEGAPSPFDARRHFLRVGVQGKVVSRSQRKPAHLVFLVDTSGSMYSEDKLPLAVQAIKVAIKNLNENDTVALVTYAGSTRDVLPPTPATDVKHIHAALDSLSAGGGTAMGSGMEMAYRHAVKKASGSVVSRVVVLTDGDANIGRNVSADAMLNSIHKYTAEGVTLTTVGFGMGNYRDDLMEKLADKGNGNCFYVDSLREAKKVFETQLTGTLEVIAKDVKFQVEFNPASVRRYRLVGYENRDVADHDFRNDKVDAGEIGAGHNVTAVYEVELTGEATEPLATVRVRAKAPNGTEASERAFPFERSMVRDTLAQASPDFRFAVAVAATADVLRDGPAAEGWSLATAQKLAEGATEGDADREEFVRLVAQARALKGASAQGR; encoded by the coding sequence ATGTCCCCCTTCTCGCTGAAGCGTCAACTGACCGTCTGGGGCAGCGCCCTTCTTGTCGTCAGCACCCTGCCGGGTTGCCACAGCCGGACCCCGGCCGCCGACGAGCGCCCCGCCGAGCTGCTGCGTCCCCAGGCGCGGAAGGCGCACGGCGCGCCCGCTCCGGAGTACGAGACGGACAGCGATGACCAGGCCGCCATGGCGTCCTCGGTGGGCGCCGCGGCTCCCGCCGGTGCTCCGCCGCCCGCCGTCGCCGAGCCTTCCCTCGCCGGGCCCGTGGCGCACGCTCCAGCGCCGCAGGCCGCCAGGAAGCGCTCCCAGGCCAAGGTGGCGGAGCTGCTGCATCGCCGCGAAGCGAAGCCCGCCGCCGACGCCATGGAGGGCGCGCCGCGCGACGCCGAGCACCCCCGGGACGCCAGCGCGGCCACGGGCGGCAACACCTTCGAGGCCTGGAAGGCCAACGCCTTCATCGAGACGGCCAAGGACCCGCTCTCCACCTTCGCCGCGGACGTGGACACCGCGTCGTACACGGTGTCGCGCCGCTACCTGGTCAACGGCCAGCTCCCGCCGCCGTCCGCCGTCCGCGTGGAGGAGTTCGTCAACTACTTCAAGTTCCGCTACGCGCCGCCGGAGACGGGCGCCTTCGCCGTGCAGCTCGAGGGCGCGCCGTCTCCCTTCGACGCCAGGCGCCACTTCCTGCGCGTGGGCGTGCAGGGCAAGGTCGTCTCGCGCTCGCAGCGCAAGCCCGCGCACCTGGTGTTCCTCGTGGACACCAGCGGCTCCATGTACTCGGAGGACAAGCTGCCCCTCGCCGTGCAGGCCATCAAGGTCGCCATCAAGAACCTCAATGAGAACGACACCGTCGCCCTCGTCACCTACGCGGGCAGCACCCGGGACGTGCTGCCGCCCACGCCCGCCACCGACGTGAAGCACATCCACGCCGCGCTCGACTCGCTCAGCGCGGGCGGCGGCACGGCGATGGGCTCCGGCATGGAGATGGCCTACCGCCACGCCGTGAAGAAGGCCTCCGGCAGCGTGGTGTCCCGCGTCGTCGTCCTCACCGACGGTGACGCCAACATCGGCCGGAACGTGAGCGCCGACGCCATGCTCAACAGCATCCACAAGTACACGGCCGAGGGCGTCACCCTCACCACCGTGGGCTTCGGCATGGGCAACTACCGCGATGACCTCATGGAGAAGCTGGCGGACAAGGGCAACGGCAACTGCTTCTACGTGGACAGCCTCCGCGAGGCGAAGAAGGTCTTCGAGACGCAGCTCACCGGCACGCTGGAGGTCATCGCCAAGGACGTGAAGTTCCAGGTGGAGTTCAACCCCGCGTCCGTCCGCCGCTACCGGCTGGTGGGCTATGAGAACCGCGACGTCGCCGACCACGACTTCCGCAACGACAAGGTGGACGCGGGTGAGATTGGCGCTGGCCACAACGTCACCGCCGTGTACGAGGTGGAGCTGACGGGCGAGGCCACCGAGCCGCTGGCCACCGTCCGCGTCCGCGCCAAGGCGCCCAACGGCACCGAGGCCTCCGAGCGCGCCTTCCCCTTCGAGCGCTCGATGGTGCGTGACACGCTGGCGCAGGCGTCCCCGGACTTCCGCTTCGCCGTCGCCGTGGCCGCCACCGCGGACGTCCTCCGCGACGGCCCCGCCGCGGAGGGCTGGAGCCTGGCCACGGCCCAGAAGCTGGCCGAAGGCGCCACCGAGGGTGACGCCGACCGCGAGGAGTTCGTGCGGCTGGTGGCCCAGGCCCGCGCCCTCAAGGGCGCCTCCGCCCAGGGCCGCTGA
- a CDS encoding cold-shock protein — protein MATGTVKWFNDAKGFGFLTQDGGGEDVFCHHTAINMDGFRTLQEGQKVEFEVTRGPKGLQAQNVRAA, from the coding sequence ATGGCTACTGGTACCGTGAAGTGGTTCAACGATGCGAAGGGTTTCGGCTTCCTCACGCAGGACGGTGGTGGTGAGGACGTGTTCTGCCACCACACCGCCATCAACATGGATGGCTTCCGCACCCTGCAGGAGGGCCAGAAGGTGGAGTTCGAAGTGACCCGCGGCCCCAAGGGCCTGCAGGCGCAGAACGTCCGCGCGGCCTGA
- a CDS encoding heparan-alpha-glucosaminide N-acetyltransferase domain-containing protein, with protein sequence MTSTPASPALVSRDRIRAIDWLRGIAVLFMVQTHTLALLTPELRQSDWVARLLRVDGLVAPAFIFSAGFATALMMVRSAAGGMLRERVHRNLRRAGEVLAVATLVNWAWFPLLREPQWLFRMDILQCVGLCLLIVLPVAALLAARPKVLSTGAFVLALLTFAVSPLGEHVDGPWATLTEKSSFAPFPLLPWLGYAWLGVSTGTVAGVWGRAGLIKALRVLMVLGFTGAVLGDFLYGLYPPHRFFVANPSNAAARFGWVSTVLLVLTWLEARVPAGAAPSRLRRFVEVFGTSSLSAYFFHEMLLFYRLGGVFSFQLFWGDRSGWLQYWVLTAVVIGLTFVLCVATDRLERVVRPALRSLLERLRRQGQHAPAGR encoded by the coding sequence GTGACGTCCACGCCCGCCTCCCCTGCCCTCGTCTCCCGTGATCGCATCCGAGCCATCGACTGGCTCCGGGGCATCGCGGTGCTGTTCATGGTCCAGACGCACACCCTGGCCCTGCTGACGCCCGAGCTGCGGCAGAGCGACTGGGTGGCGCGCCTGCTGCGCGTCGACGGGCTGGTGGCCCCCGCGTTCATCTTCTCCGCCGGCTTCGCCACCGCGCTGATGATGGTCCGCAGCGCCGCTGGCGGCATGCTCCGCGAGCGCGTCCACCGCAACCTCCGCCGCGCCGGCGAGGTGCTCGCCGTGGCCACCCTGGTCAACTGGGCCTGGTTCCCCCTGCTGCGCGAGCCCCAGTGGCTCTTCCGCATGGACATCCTCCAGTGCGTGGGCCTGTGCCTGCTCATCGTCCTGCCGGTGGCCGCGCTGCTCGCCGCGCGCCCCAAGGTGCTGAGCACCGGCGCCTTCGTGCTGGCCCTGCTCACCTTCGCCGTGTCACCGCTGGGCGAGCACGTGGACGGCCCCTGGGCCACGCTGACGGAGAAGTCCTCCTTCGCGCCCTTCCCGCTGCTGCCCTGGCTGGGCTACGCGTGGCTGGGCGTCTCCACGGGGACGGTGGCGGGCGTCTGGGGCCGCGCCGGCCTCATCAAGGCACTGCGGGTGCTGATGGTCCTGGGCTTCACGGGCGCGGTGCTGGGTGACTTCCTCTATGGCCTCTACCCGCCCCACCGCTTCTTCGTCGCCAACCCGTCCAACGCGGCGGCGCGCTTCGGGTGGGTCAGCACGGTGCTCCTGGTGCTGACGTGGCTGGAGGCCCGGGTGCCCGCGGGCGCGGCGCCGTCCCGGCTGCGGCGCTTCGTGGAGGTGTTCGGCACCTCGTCGCTGTCCGCGTACTTCTTCCACGAGATGCTGCTGTTCTACCGGCTGGGCGGCGTCTTCTCCTTCCAGCTTTTCTGGGGAGACCGCAGCGGCTGGCTCCAGTACTGGGTGCTGACGGCCGTCGTCATCGGCCTCACCTTCGTGCTGTGCGTCGCCACGGACCGGCTGGAGCGCGTGGTGCGGCCCGCGCTCCGGAGCCTCCTGGAGCGGCTGCGCCGGCAGGGCCAGCACGCCCCCGCCGGGCGCTGA
- a CDS encoding metallophosphoesterase, whose protein sequence is MRHLRVAVPVALLSWLAACGDPGASKPEVATTASALDCATLNRPVYHRIKPANGDSLYTLNANEAANAATTWGFTEDRGVAFRAAASTGTGLSPVYRIYSPSRGEHFWTIDEAERNDLMQNGGYTTNENVGFYASKTAARCLVPVYRFSNTTLRKHRFAITEAQRDALAASGWVDQGIKFYTAPESAPPVDTKFTFAVIPDTQNEVLTSPPTRLVHRLQWLVDNRSSLDLRFVLHTGDVVNWDTADHIQYVRASEATELLDAADIPYVYAIGNHDTAAVCPGGSACPGNVNANLRDTSTFNAHFPLTRFTALAGVYEAGKSDNAYHTFSAGGLDWLVLNLELWARTGAVDWAKTVLAQHPRHNVIINTHSHLNGSGAIEQRNGGYGNNSPQYVFDQLIKQYANVRFVFSGHTGNAAYRASTGVHGNTIHQLLTAYHENTSNLTRLVEVDTAANTFSTRVYSPMTNAEKQDGSKFTISNVSWVR, encoded by the coding sequence TTGAGACACCTGAGAGTCGCGGTCCCCGTCGCGCTGCTGAGCTGGCTGGCGGCGTGCGGCGACCCCGGAGCGTCCAAGCCCGAGGTCGCCACCACCGCGTCCGCGCTGGACTGCGCCACGCTGAACCGGCCCGTCTATCACCGCATCAAGCCGGCCAACGGAGACAGCCTCTACACGCTCAACGCGAACGAGGCCGCCAACGCGGCGACGACGTGGGGCTTCACGGAGGACCGGGGCGTGGCCTTCCGCGCCGCGGCCTCCACCGGGACGGGGCTGTCCCCCGTCTACCGCATCTACAGCCCCAGCCGCGGGGAGCACTTCTGGACCATTGATGAGGCCGAGCGGAACGACCTCATGCAGAACGGGGGCTACACGACGAACGAGAACGTCGGCTTCTACGCGTCGAAGACGGCGGCGCGGTGCCTCGTTCCCGTGTACCGCTTCTCCAACACGACGCTCCGCAAGCACCGCTTCGCCATCACCGAGGCCCAACGCGACGCGCTGGCCGCCTCGGGCTGGGTCGACCAGGGCATCAAGTTCTACACCGCGCCGGAGTCCGCGCCTCCGGTCGACACGAAGTTCACCTTCGCCGTCATCCCCGACACGCAGAACGAGGTCCTCACGTCGCCGCCCACGCGGCTCGTCCACCGGCTCCAGTGGCTGGTGGACAACCGGAGCTCGCTCGACCTGCGCTTCGTGCTGCACACGGGCGACGTGGTGAACTGGGACACGGCGGATCACATCCAGTACGTGCGCGCCAGCGAGGCCACGGAGCTTCTGGACGCCGCGGACATCCCCTACGTCTACGCCATTGGAAACCACGACACGGCGGCCGTCTGCCCCGGCGGCAGCGCCTGCCCCGGCAACGTCAACGCCAACCTGCGCGACACCTCCACCTTCAACGCGCACTTCCCGCTCACGCGCTTCACCGCGCTGGCAGGCGTCTACGAGGCGGGGAAGAGCGACAACGCCTACCACACGTTCTCCGCGGGCGGGCTGGACTGGCTGGTGCTCAACCTGGAGCTGTGGGCGCGCACCGGCGCCGTCGACTGGGCGAAGACGGTGCTGGCGCAGCATCCGCGGCACAACGTCATCATCAACACCCACTCCCACCTGAACGGCAGCGGCGCCATCGAGCAGCGCAACGGCGGCTACGGCAACAACAGCCCGCAGTACGTGTTCGACCAGCTCATCAAGCAGTACGCCAACGTGCGGTTCGTCTTCTCCGGCCACACGGGCAACGCCGCGTACCGGGCCAGCACCGGCGTCCACGGCAACACCATCCATCAGCTCCTGACGGCCTATCACGAGAACACGTCGAACCTGACGCGGCTGGTGGAGGTGGACACGGCGGCCAACACCTTCTCCACGCGCGTCTACTCGCCCATGACGAACGCGGAGAAGCAGGACGGCTCCAAATTCACCATCAGTAACGTGAGCTGGGTCCGCTGA
- a CDS encoding FKBP-type peptidyl-prolyl cis-trans isomerase, translated as MRTMWTAALVFALGATGAQAQDSKSAKQPAAAPAALSEGDRETLYTLGLSIGRDLSLFSLSPEELKVLQQGLADGLEGKTSDIDPKEQAQRIQAFAKSRQAQAGKAALERAGKEPGAEVLPSGVVYKQVKAGSGRSPRAVDTVKVHYEGRLVDGTVFDTSARRGIPVEFPLNGVIPCWTQGVSKMKVGGKAKLTCPGNTAYGERPPSGSRIPPNAVLIFDVELIDIPGDTSRQP; from the coding sequence ATGCGAACGATGTGGACGGCGGCCCTGGTGTTCGCGCTCGGCGCGACGGGGGCTCAGGCGCAGGACTCGAAGTCGGCGAAGCAACCCGCCGCCGCCCCCGCCGCGCTTTCCGAAGGGGACCGGGAGACGCTCTACACGCTCGGTCTCTCCATTGGCCGCGACCTGTCCCTCTTCTCGCTGTCACCCGAGGAGCTGAAGGTCCTCCAGCAGGGCCTGGCGGATGGCCTCGAGGGGAAGACGTCCGACATCGACCCGAAGGAGCAGGCGCAGCGCATCCAGGCCTTCGCCAAGAGCCGGCAGGCGCAGGCGGGCAAGGCCGCGCTGGAGCGCGCCGGGAAGGAGCCCGGCGCGGAAGTGCTCCCCTCCGGCGTCGTCTACAAGCAGGTCAAGGCCGGAAGCGGCCGCAGCCCGCGCGCCGTCGACACCGTCAAGGTCCACTACGAGGGCCGGCTCGTGGACGGCACCGTCTTCGACACCTCCGCCCGTCGCGGCATCCCCGTGGAGTTCCCGCTCAACGGCGTCATCCCCTGCTGGACGCAGGGCGTGTCGAAGATGAAGGTGGGCGGCAAGGCGAAGCTCACCTGCCCTGGCAACACCGCCTACGGCGAGCGCCCGCCCTCCGGCTCGCGCATCCCGCCCAACGCCGTCCTCATCTTCGACGTCGAGCTCATCGACATCCCCGGCGACACGTCCCGGCAGCCGTAG
- a CDS encoding PilZ domain-containing protein: MSDKRKSKRAPLDIYLNKYMGGVPYMSRAADISQEGLSLGRLLEPEHEARRIGLQFQLPGSEEIIYAEGEVVREWAELGTAKRERSGVRFTLLTDRHRKMIDAYVDRHGNEN; the protein is encoded by the coding sequence ATGAGCGACAAGCGGAAGAGCAAGCGGGCGCCCCTCGACATCTACCTGAACAAGTACATGGGTGGCGTGCCGTACATGTCGCGGGCCGCGGACATCAGCCAGGAAGGGCTGAGCCTGGGCCGGCTGCTCGAGCCCGAGCACGAGGCCCGGCGCATCGGCCTCCAGTTCCAGCTCCCGGGCTCGGAGGAGATCATCTACGCCGAGGGTGAAGTGGTGCGCGAGTGGGCGGAGCTGGGGACGGCGAAGCGCGAGCGCTCGGGTGTGCGCTTCACGCTCCTCACCGACCGTCACCGGAAGATGATCGACGCCTACGTCGACCGTCACGGCAACGAGAACTGA
- a CDS encoding DUF3105 domain-containing protein, whose translation MRYDVAVMPRPLLPLLTAIALTGCGDTASDDADACERFSFPLSAPSPSHHLDTCSSEGCGNGERPPNSGLHCGNVSACGSFSEPVAPCLYIHNLEHGHAVFLYNCPEGCPDEVAKLEAAAATAPKGGNAVRRALVAPDPTLPRRVAAMLWRRTYLADAADPEALRCLMRLQDVDAPEPRLTCPAPPEFHAPSRR comes from the coding sequence ATGCGGTATGACGTGGCCGTGATGCCCCGCCCGCTCCTTCCCCTCCTCACGGCCATCGCCCTCACCGGCTGCGGCGACACCGCCTCCGACGATGCCGACGCCTGTGAGCGCTTCAGCTTCCCCCTGTCGGCGCCGAGCCCCTCCCACCACCTCGACACCTGTTCGAGCGAGGGTTGTGGCAACGGAGAGCGTCCGCCCAACTCCGGCCTCCACTGCGGCAACGTGTCCGCGTGCGGGAGCTTCTCCGAGCCCGTGGCGCCCTGCCTCTACATCCACAACCTGGAGCACGGGCACGCGGTGTTCCTCTACAACTGCCCGGAGGGATGTCCGGACGAAGTGGCGAAGCTCGAAGCCGCGGCGGCGACCGCGCCCAAGGGAGGCAATGCCGTCCGCAGGGCCCTGGTGGCGCCGGATCCCACGCTCCCCCGGCGAGTGGCCGCGATGCTGTGGCGCCGGACGTACCTGGCCGACGCCGCGGACCCCGAGGCCCTTCGCTGCCTGATGCGGCTCCAGGACGTCGACGCGCCGGAGCCTCGGCTCACCTGCCCCGCGCCCCCTGAGTTCCACGCGCCGTCACGCCGGTAG
- a CDS encoding M2 family metallopeptidase → MNRKRPLNSLLRAAAAMALPAFLGCAQDSQVTREAPAPAESSTPTAPTASQPTPEEAKAFAEKVNADLKRLWTKQATAEWIKSTYITDDTEQNAAFVNEEVLAYVNGAIKEARRFDGLTLDADTARMLHLLKVSQALPAPSDAQKRAELAATAAKLEGLYGKGKYCGPDGKGKCRDLEVLSDVIAESRDYDELLDAWQGWHSVARPMRPLYERLVSISNEGAKDIGFNDLGTLWRSAYDMSPAEFEVEAQRLWGQVKPLYDDVHCYVRGRLAKQYGADKVPEGKPIPAHLLGNMWAQEWNNIYPLVEPFPGQANLDVDAALKQQKYDAMRMVKLGEKFFTSLGLKPLPRTFFERSQFTKPEGRDVVCHASAWDVNYSNDLRIKMCIKPTEEDLVTIHHELGHNYYYTYYYQLPVLFQAGANDGFHEAIGDALTLSITPGYLQQAGLLKSVPKNEKNLINLQMKDALEKIAFLPFGLLVDQWRWEVFSGRVQPADYNKSWWALREKYQGVAAPVARSEQDFDPGAKYHVPANVPYTRYFLARILQFQFHKALCEASGHTGPLHECSIYGNKEAGKRLQAMLELGASKPWPDALQAMTGTRQMDATPLLDYFSPLRTWLQAQNKGQKCGW, encoded by the coding sequence ATGAACCGGAAACGTCCCCTGAACTCCCTGCTGCGTGCGGCCGCGGCCATGGCGCTGCCCGCCTTCCTGGGGTGTGCCCAGGATTCGCAAGTGACGCGTGAGGCGCCTGCCCCCGCCGAGTCCTCCACCCCCACCGCCCCCACCGCGTCGCAGCCCACGCCGGAAGAGGCGAAGGCCTTCGCGGAGAAGGTCAACGCGGACCTGAAGCGCCTGTGGACGAAGCAGGCCACCGCGGAGTGGATCAAGTCCACGTACATCACCGACGACACCGAGCAGAACGCCGCCTTCGTCAACGAAGAGGTGCTGGCCTACGTCAACGGCGCCATCAAGGAAGCGCGCCGCTTCGACGGCCTGACGCTGGACGCGGACACCGCGCGCATGCTGCACCTGCTCAAGGTGTCCCAGGCGCTGCCGGCGCCGTCGGACGCGCAGAAGCGGGCCGAGCTGGCCGCCACGGCGGCGAAGCTGGAAGGCCTCTACGGCAAGGGCAAGTACTGCGGGCCGGACGGGAAGGGGAAGTGCCGCGACCTGGAGGTGCTGTCCGACGTCATCGCGGAGAGCCGCGACTACGACGAGCTGCTGGACGCGTGGCAGGGCTGGCACTCCGTGGCCCGCCCCATGCGGCCGCTGTACGAGCGCCTGGTGTCCATCTCCAACGAGGGCGCCAAGGACATCGGCTTCAACGACCTGGGCACGCTCTGGCGCTCCGCGTACGACATGTCCCCGGCCGAGTTCGAGGTCGAGGCCCAGCGCCTGTGGGGCCAGGTGAAGCCGCTCTACGACGACGTGCACTGCTACGTGCGCGGCCGGCTGGCGAAGCAGTACGGCGCCGACAAGGTGCCTGAAGGCAAGCCCATCCCCGCGCACCTGCTGGGCAACATGTGGGCGCAGGAGTGGAACAACATCTACCCGCTGGTGGAGCCCTTCCCCGGGCAGGCCAACCTGGACGTGGACGCGGCGCTGAAGCAGCAGAAGTATGACGCGATGCGCATGGTGAAGCTGGGTGAGAAGTTCTTCACCTCGCTGGGCCTCAAGCCGCTGCCTCGGACCTTCTTCGAGCGCTCGCAGTTCACCAAGCCGGAAGGCCGCGACGTCGTCTGCCACGCCAGCGCCTGGGACGTGAACTACAGCAACGATTTGCGCATCAAGATGTGCATCAAGCCCACGGAGGAGGACCTCGTCACCATCCACCACGAGCTGGGCCACAACTACTACTACACGTACTACTACCAGCTCCCGGTGCTCTTCCAGGCCGGCGCGAACGACGGCTTCCACGAGGCCATTGGTGACGCGCTGACGCTGTCCATCACCCCCGGCTACCTCCAGCAGGCGGGGCTGTTGAAGTCCGTTCCCAAGAACGAGAAGAACCTCATCAACCTCCAGATGAAGGACGCCCTGGAGAAGATCGCCTTCCTGCCCTTCGGTCTGCTCGTGGACCAGTGGCGTTGGGAGGTGTTCTCCGGCCGCGTGCAGCCGGCGGACTACAACAAGTCCTGGTGGGCGCTGCGGGAGAAGTACCAGGGCGTGGCCGCGCCGGTGGCCCGCTCCGAGCAGGACTTCGACCCGGGGGCGAAGTACCACGTACCCGCAAACGTTCCGTATACGCGTTATTTCCTGGCGCGAATCCTCCAGTTCCAGTTCCACAAGGCGCTCTGCGAGGCGTCCGGCCACACGGGCCCTCTCCACGAGTGCTCCATCTACGGGAACAAGGAGGCCGGCAAGCGGCTCCAGGCCATGCTGGAGCTGGGCGCCAGCAAGCCCTGGCCCGACGCGCTCCAGGCCATGACGGGCACCCGGCAGATGGACGCCACGCCGCTGCTTGACTACTTCAGCCCGCTGCGCACCTGGCTCCAGGCTCAGAACAAGGGCCAGAAGTGTGGTTGGTAA
- a CDS encoding SDR family oxidoreductase — MRDMKDSLKGRVALVAGGTRGAGRGIAVQLGAAGATVYVTGRTTRAQRSEQNRPETIEETAELVTAAGGLGIPVQTDHLVPGQVQSLVERIDREQGRLDVLVNDIWGGEHIFEWNKSVWEHSLDKGLRLLRLGVDTHLITSHFALPLLIRRPGGLVVEVTDGTAEYNATKYRISTFYDLAKASVLRLAWSQAQELKPHGGTAIALTPGWMRSEGMLEHFGVTEANWRDATVKEPHFVISESPAYVGRAVSALAADADRARWNGQSLSSGQLARVYGFTDLDGSQPDAWRYVPEVQDAGKPADATGYR; from the coding sequence ATGCGGGACATGAAGGATTCGTTGAAGGGGCGCGTGGCGCTGGTCGCGGGCGGCACGCGTGGGGCGGGCCGGGGCATCGCGGTGCAGCTCGGCGCGGCGGGCGCCACCGTCTATGTCACGGGCCGGACGACGCGAGCGCAGCGCTCCGAGCAGAACCGACCGGAGACCATCGAGGAGACCGCGGAGCTGGTGACGGCGGCGGGTGGACTCGGCATCCCCGTGCAGACGGACCACCTGGTGCCGGGGCAGGTCCAGTCGTTGGTGGAGCGCATCGACCGGGAGCAGGGACGGCTCGACGTGCTCGTGAACGACATCTGGGGCGGCGAGCACATCTTCGAGTGGAACAAGAGCGTCTGGGAGCATTCGCTCGACAAGGGCTTGCGGCTGCTCCGGCTGGGCGTGGACACGCACCTCATCACCAGCCACTTCGCCCTGCCCCTGCTCATCCGCCGCCCGGGCGGGCTCGTCGTCGAGGTCACCGACGGCACCGCCGAATACAACGCGACGAAGTACCGCATCTCCACGTTCTATGACCTCGCAAAGGCCTCCGTCCTCCGGCTGGCCTGGAGCCAGGCCCAGGAGTTGAAACCCCATGGCGGCACCGCCATCGCGCTCACGCCGGGCTGGATGCGCTCCGAAGGCATGCTGGAGCACTTCGGCGTCACCGAGGCGAACTGGCGCGACGCGACGGTGAAGGAGCCCCACTTCGTCATCTCGGAGTCGCCGGCCTACGTCGGCCGCGCCGTGTCCGCGCTGGCCGCCGACGCTGACCGCGCGCGCTGGAACGGGCAGTCGCTCTCCAGCGGCCAGCTCGCCCGCGTGTACGGCTTCACCGACCTGGACGGCAGCCAGCCCGATGCCTGGCGCTACGTCCCCGAGGTCCAGGACGCCGGCAAGCCCGCGGACGCCACTGGCTACCGCTAG
- a CDS encoding PEGA domain-containing protein translates to MRKVLLWVAVSTLAGCAKRQEPESLLKARELMAEAQSPSGNLALVCEPTDAEVYLDGVWQGLCSDFNGSPKALRVGTGLHEIEVKKRGYWPYTTYFEPSRARARLTIQLRANGASGGGAE, encoded by the coding sequence ATGCGGAAGGTATTGCTGTGGGTGGCGGTGTCGACGCTCGCCGGGTGTGCGAAGCGTCAGGAGCCCGAGTCCCTGCTCAAGGCCCGGGAGTTGATGGCGGAGGCCCAGAGTCCCAGCGGCAACCTGGCCCTGGTGTGCGAGCCCACGGACGCGGAGGTGTACCTGGACGGCGTCTGGCAGGGCCTGTGCAGTGACTTCAACGGTTCGCCCAAGGCGCTCCGGGTGGGCACCGGGCTCCACGAGATTGAGGTGAAGAAGCGGGGCTATTGGCCCTATACGACGTACTTCGAGCCCAGCCGGGCCCGGGCGCGGCTGACCATCCAGCTTCGCGCGAATGGGGCCTCGGGCGGTGGGGCGGAGTGA